From the genome of Amyelois transitella isolate CPQ chromosome 16, ilAmyTran1.1, whole genome shotgun sequence, one region includes:
- the LOC106129689 gene encoding neugrin, whose translation MMFVIKLRPFYKICDKVMIRNLRSSRLGKNGANPGLDKRLNAFRQEGLRMEDDDAEEFIEQSELDVYNVGEAYNEHMNETLIGKYELRHQIIKEKYFKENMPNLLTWSEKEQIRHLATTEPDEWTPERIAESFPVTVPVVKKLLKYPWKPATEQRIARHDASVMRNWKELKEGTFDIPKDIRQHFLKFSDRKIPPLNKKSIKIEVKQHEKYGEFESIVRRCAAQEQSKNNKNLDQTVQVGSADSQENKSKTSTSARKELKRVTLDELTERIKKRMDQGSDINLPDKIILETVNSNQTLTSSVSNNEIELFNEESQNNQVSEYIVKKDDPSAIMEYPERIRIPKKAYKKGATYKVNDCFYDHDGKFLYRVLGM comes from the exons ATgatgtttgttataaaattaagaccTTTCTACAAAATATGTGACAAAGTGATGATACGTAATTTACGTTCATCGAGATTAGGGAAGAATGGAGCAAACCCAGGTCTCGATAAAAGGTTGAATGCATTTAGACAGGAGGGACTCCGTATGGAAGACGATGACGCCGAGGAATTCATTGAGCAGTCGGAGTTAGACGTttacaat gTTGGTGAAGCGTACAATGAGCATATGAATGAAACTCTCATAGGAAAGTATGAGTTACGGCATCAAATAATCAAAGAAAAGTACTTCAAAGAGAACATGCCAAACCTGTTGACCTGGAGTGAGAAGGAACAGATCAGACATTTGGCGACGACTGAGCCTGACGAGTGGACTCCAGAAAGGATAGCAGAGAGCTTTCCTGTTACTGTTCCAGTTGTGAag aaattaCTGAAGTACCCATGGAAACCAGCTACTGAACAACGTATTGCAAGGCATGATGCTTCCGTGATGAGAAACTGGAAAGAACTAAAAGAGGGCACATTTGATATACCAAAAGATATAAGGCAACACTTTTTAAAGTTCTCAGATAGAAAAATTCCACCCCTGAACAAAAAGTCTATCAAAATAGAAGTAAAACAACACGAAAAATATGGAGAATTTGAGAGTATTGTACGAAGATGTGCAGCTCAAGAacaatcaaaaaataataaaaaccttGATCAGACTGTACAGGTAGGCAGTGCAGACAGTcaggaaaataaaagtaaaactagTACTTCTGCTAGAAAAGAATTGAAAAGAGTAACCTTAGATGAATTGAcagaaagaattaaaaaacgaATGGATCAGGGAAGTGATATAAATTTAccagataaaataattttagaaactgtaaattcaaatcaaactTTAACTTCATCAGTTTCTAATAATGAAATAGAATTATTCAATGAAGAATCACAAAACAATCAAGTAAGTGAATATATAGTAAAGAAAGATGACCCATCAGCTATTATGGAATATCCAGAAAGAATACGAATTCCAAAGAAAGCATACAAAAAAGGGGCAACTTACAAAGTTAATGATTGCTTCTATGACCATGATGGCAAGTTCCTGTATAGAGTTTTAGGAATGTAA